The genomic region TGCCGCCCGGTGTTTCTTGAAGTTCTCCGCCTGCTCGAAGATCTCCTTGTAGACCTCATCACGGTCGACGGGTGGATAACCGTGTTTGCCGAGGAGGAGGATGAGATCTACTTTCAGCTCGGCTTTGATGTCGTCGCGTTGGCTCCAGTCGGTGTACTTGGCCTTGTCGTCGACCACTGTTTTCACCTCCTTGGCGAGCTTGATCAGCTTGTCCTCGG from Limisphaerales bacterium harbors:
- a CDS encoding DUF3387 domain-containing protein encodes the protein EDKLIKLAKEVKTVVDDKAKYTDWSQRDDIKAELKVDLILLLGKHGYPPVDRDEVYKEIFEQAENFKKHRAA